From Fibrobacter sp. UWR3, one genomic window encodes:
- the ftsH gene encoding ATP-dependent zinc metalloprotease FtsH, with protein sequence MSQIKKPASPFKNRNFIIVLIMLVMLFVMFPLTGQDKEQNLTRTEFLAMMGDSTKVITELSLQKTPDGIIIEGAYKLTPEEIAEAAKNKSPIARFTRSDNAGDTRHFTSHMLEISNEQITAWEMFKGVKVKVIHESTTWIDTIMAFLPVIILIAFFWIMTSRQMGGGGKNPFSFGKSQAKIIGNDPKKKTTFNDVAGCDEAKQDLQELVEFLKDPKKYDALGGRIPKGALLVGPPGTGKTLLARAVAGEAGVPFFSMSGSDFVEMFVGVGASRVRDLFETGKKNAPCILFIDEIDAVGRQRGAGLGGGHDEREQTLNQLLVEMDGFAANEGVILIAATNRPDVLDKALLRPGRFDRQIVVGLPDLKGREEILKVHLKKRMVPLDKDVDVSAIAKGTPGLAGADLENLVNEAALLAARFNNKKVTMLDFEEARDKLSMGAERRTLLMTDEEKRHTAYHEAGHALMTLLCKHSDPLHKITIIPRGRALGVTMSLPERDQVSYSREYAEERIMIMMSGRLAELIFFNHQSTGASNDIQRATELARKMVTEWGFDDEIGPVCYSRTDGEVFLGREISKPKEMSEMMAEKIDNAVNSLIKRLDAAARKLIEEHKDKLVDLAEALFEFEVLDREEIDKVMAGEKLTGTKKSRQYQALEEMAEKKKREETPPPDPGKQPPVAPVADAPVAEIKPAPAGGGSAGSPTVTPSVSDGEAHSTTVEPHEQENS encoded by the coding sequence ATGAGCCAAATCAAGAAGCCCGCCTCCCCGTTCAAGAATCGGAACTTTATCATCGTTCTTATTATGCTTGTCATGCTGTTCGTGATGTTCCCGCTTACCGGGCAGGACAAGGAACAGAACCTGACACGCACCGAATTTTTGGCCATGATGGGAGACTCCACCAAGGTCATTACCGAACTTTCGCTCCAGAAGACCCCCGACGGCATCATCATCGAGGGAGCCTACAAGCTTACCCCCGAAGAGATTGCTGAAGCCGCCAAGAACAAGAGCCCCATCGCGCGCTTTACGCGTTCCGACAATGCAGGCGACACCCGCCACTTCACAAGCCACATGCTCGAAATCTCTAACGAGCAGATTACCGCATGGGAAATGTTCAAGGGCGTGAAGGTGAAGGTCATCCACGAATCGACTACGTGGATAGACACCATCATGGCATTCCTCCCGGTCATTATCCTCATTGCGTTCTTCTGGATAATGACGAGCCGCCAGATGGGCGGTGGCGGCAAAAACCCGTTCAGCTTTGGCAAGAGCCAGGCAAAGATTATCGGTAACGACCCGAAGAAGAAGACCACGTTCAACGACGTGGCGGGTTGCGACGAGGCCAAGCAGGACTTGCAGGAACTCGTGGAGTTCCTGAAGGACCCGAAAAAATACGATGCGCTCGGTGGACGAATCCCGAAGGGGGCACTTCTCGTCGGGCCTCCGGGTACCGGCAAGACTCTCCTCGCACGCGCAGTCGCGGGCGAAGCGGGAGTGCCGTTCTTCAGCATGTCGGGTTCGGACTTCGTGGAAATGTTCGTGGGCGTGGGCGCAAGCCGCGTGCGCGACCTGTTCGAGACCGGCAAGAAGAACGCCCCGTGCATCCTGTTTATCGACGAAATCGATGCAGTGGGTCGCCAGCGTGGCGCAGGCCTCGGTGGCGGGCACGATGAACGCGAACAGACTCTGAACCAGCTTCTCGTGGAGATGGACGGCTTCGCTGCAAACGAAGGCGTCATCCTGATTGCGGCAACAAACCGCCCCGACGTGCTCGACAAGGCGCTGCTCCGTCCGGGACGCTTCGACCGCCAGATCGTGGTGGGACTCCCCGACCTCAAGGGACGCGAAGAAATCCTGAAGGTGCATCTGAAGAAGAGAATGGTCCCGCTCGATAAGGACGTGGACGTGAGTGCCATCGCGAAGGGAACACCGGGCCTCGCCGGTGCCGACCTCGAGAACCTCGTGAACGAAGCGGCCCTCCTGGCCGCACGGTTCAACAACAAGAAGGTAACGATGCTCGACTTCGAGGAAGCTCGCGACAAGCTCAGCATGGGTGCCGAGCGCCGCACGCTCCTGATGACCGACGAAGAGAAGCGCCACACCGCCTACCACGAAGCGGGCCACGCCCTCATGACGCTCCTGTGCAAGCACAGCGACCCGCTCCACAAGATTACGATTATCCCGCGCGGCCGCGCTCTCGGCGTCACGATGAGCCTCCCGGAACGCGACCAGGTGAGCTACAGCCGCGAGTACGCCGAAGAACGCATCATGATTATGATGTCGGGCCGCCTTGCAGAACTCATATTCTTCAACCACCAGAGCACGGGTGCAAGCAACGACATCCAGCGCGCCACCGAACTTGCACGCAAGATGGTCACGGAATGGGGCTTCGACGACGAAATCGGGCCGGTATGCTACAGCCGCACCGACGGTGAAGTCTTCCTGGGCCGCGAAATAAGCAAACCGAAGGAAATGTCCGAGATGATGGCCGAGAAGATCGACAACGCGGTCAACAGCCTCATCAAGCGTCTGGATGCAGCCGCACGCAAGCTCATCGAAGAACACAAGGACAAACTCGTGGACCTCGCCGAAGCGCTGTTCGAGTTCGAAGTTCTCGACCGCGAAGAAATCGACAAGGTCATGGCGGGCGAAAAGCTCACCGGCACCAAGAAGAGCCGCCAGTACCAGGCTCTCGAAGAGATGGCCGAAAAGAAGAAGCGCGAAGAGACTCCCCCGCCCGACCCGGGCAAGCAGCCGCCGGTAGCCCCGGTCGCCGATGCGCCCGTTGCTGAAATCAAGCCCGCCCCCGCTGGCGGTGGTTCGGCAGGCTCACCAACCGTTACGCCGTCAGTGAGCGACGGCGAAGCACATTCAACTACAGTCGAACCGCACGAACAGGAAAACTCGTAG
- the folP gene encoding dihydropteroate synthase has product MLKPVLEQSRALPWKVGNKVIPCSAPLVMGIVNVTPDSFFDGGKHNSPEAAYEHAVSLLQQGADILDIGGESSRLGSAPVSEQEEMDRVCPVVEALAQLANISGDLENPGSREFYISVDTVKSRVARECMKLGAHIINDISACAMDPEMAGVVASTGASVVLNHMRGTFGNMQQDFKPYANVVTEVREELVSRAEALIKAGVEKSRICIDPGIGFGKTAQDNIDLMKSTEEFLAEGYPILVGTSRKSYIGKIAGLEKSDRLIPTITAGIIAVLGGASVLRVHDVRETKESILYLEALKTHGTV; this is encoded by the coding sequence ATGCTGAAGCCTGTCCTGGAACAAAGTCGCGCCCTCCCCTGGAAAGTCGGGAACAAGGTCATCCCCTGTTCCGCGCCTCTCGTGATGGGAATCGTGAACGTGACTCCGGACAGTTTCTTTGACGGCGGCAAGCACAACTCGCCCGAGGCGGCATACGAGCATGCGGTATCGCTCCTGCAGCAGGGCGCGGACATTCTCGATATCGGCGGCGAAAGCAGCAGGCTCGGTAGCGCCCCCGTAAGCGAGCAGGAAGAAATGGACCGCGTGTGCCCCGTAGTGGAGGCGCTCGCCCAGCTTGCAAACATTTCGGGCGACCTGGAGAATCCGGGTTCCCGCGAGTTCTACATCTCGGTCGATACCGTAAAGTCACGTGTCGCGCGCGAATGCATGAAACTCGGTGCGCACATCATAAACGACATCAGCGCCTGCGCGATGGACCCCGAAATGGCGGGAGTCGTCGCAAGTACCGGCGCAAGCGTGGTACTCAACCACATGCGCGGGACCTTCGGGAACATGCAGCAGGATTTCAAGCCCTATGCGAACGTGGTCACGGAAGTGCGCGAAGAACTGGTATCGCGCGCGGAAGCCCTCATCAAGGCGGGCGTCGAGAAGTCCAGAATCTGCATCGACCCCGGCATCGGATTCGGGAAGACAGCACAGGACAATATCGACCTGATGAAATCCACCGAGGAATTCCTCGCGGAAGGCTACCCCATCCTTGTGGGCACATCCCGAAAGTCCTATATCGGGAAGATTGCGGGCCTCGAAAAGAGCGACAGACTCATCCCCACCATCACCGCGGGCATTATCGCAGTCCTCGGGGGTGCATCCGTACTCCGCGTTCACGACGTGCGCGAGACAAAAGAATCTATACTTTACCTGGAGGCGCTGAAGACCCATGGTACTGTTTAA
- the cdaA gene encoding diadenylate cyclase CdaA yields MVLFKLFDVIDVRMADILDVLLISILLYYVFLLFRGTRAVQMIVGGLLLIVAWLIAQWWELRSISWILSNLTGIGIIALVILFQPEIRSALTRIGQTISRADIRQLFFHSSGLDEVTESITSAVQDLAKNHVGALIVLEKRVGLRNYEETGEILNARISSRLLRALFFPNSALHDGAVLLNSHSIVAAGCILPMPTGNAEGDAGYGMRHRAAKALAAECDAMVIVVSEETGGISIAYRNSLRRKLSIKELEAEIKRHWAELFREQVVVPEKVDVEDN; encoded by the coding sequence ATGGTACTGTTTAAACTTTTTGACGTCATCGACGTGAGAATGGCCGACATCCTGGATGTCCTCCTGATTTCCATTCTCCTTTACTACGTGTTCCTGCTGTTCCGCGGCACGCGCGCCGTGCAGATGATCGTGGGTGGCCTTTTGCTGATTGTCGCCTGGCTCATCGCGCAGTGGTGGGAACTGCGGAGCATCTCGTGGATTCTCAGTAACCTTACCGGAATCGGCATCATCGCGCTAGTGATTCTTTTCCAGCCCGAAATCCGAAGCGCCCTTACCCGCATAGGCCAAACCATAAGCCGCGCGGACATACGGCAACTGTTCTTCCATTCCAGCGGTCTCGACGAAGTTACCGAATCCATTACGTCTGCAGTGCAGGACCTCGCCAAGAATCATGTGGGTGCGCTCATCGTGCTCGAAAAGCGCGTGGGCCTGCGCAACTACGAAGAAACCGGTGAAATCCTGAACGCCCGAATCAGTTCTCGCCTGCTGAGGGCCCTGTTCTTCCCAAATTCCGCCCTCCACGACGGCGCAGTGCTCCTGAACAGCCACAGCATCGTTGCCGCAGGCTGCATCCTCCCCATGCCCACGGGTAACGCCGAAGGCGATGCGGGCTACGGCATGCGTCACCGCGCCGCAAAGGCACTCGCCGCAGAATGCGATGCCATGGTGATTGTCGTTTCCGAAGAGACTGGCGGCATTTCCATCGCCTACCGCAACAGCCTGCGCCGCAAGCTTTCCATCAAGGAACTTGAAGCCGAAATCAAGCGCCACTGGGCAGAACTCTTCCGCGAACAGGTCGTTGTACCGGAGAAGGTCGACGTAGAAGACAACTAA
- a CDS encoding SUMF1/EgtB/PvdO family nonheme iron enzyme gives MNENNENTQESKNASKRKKKNIAVLVIMFLLLVCLFIVQCQLDKIKQEAQQKAQETELEARQKHILDSLRRLEQAKADSLANAEAARIADSLRLADSARVADSMRVADSLASLKPEINKDSLRHVRDSIKHVRDSVAAADKARNDSLAAVADSLAKVEKARLDSLEKKRVQDSIRAADQTPPSAEIVPPSGRYYNPIKLKVKCDEIKCKTFLSIGDTLNPVEAGKAVEYNKTGSVFYFAEDSVGNRTKWEEAKYDMASDNVCGKNAYPVPVGGKTVCVDAYEYPNEADATPRDMVSQEQAASLCEQAGKHLCSIDEWQAACRGKDKTRFSYGDGYKQNKCNTNTKAMKRSGRKEQCRSWFGMYDMNGNLWEWTSTKSKDHPNMFLVAGGAWNTNNESKCTDSKFSFYPQNQYPSVGFRCCK, from the coding sequence ATGAACGAGAACAACGAAAATACGCAAGAAAGCAAGAACGCGAGCAAGAGAAAGAAGAAGAACATCGCCGTACTGGTCATCATGTTCCTTCTGCTCGTCTGCCTTTTCATTGTGCAGTGCCAGCTTGACAAGATCAAGCAGGAAGCACAGCAGAAGGCTCAGGAAACAGAACTGGAAGCGCGCCAGAAGCACATTCTCGATAGCCTTCGCAGGCTCGAGCAGGCAAAGGCCGACAGTCTCGCGAATGCAGAAGCTGCACGCATCGCCGACAGTTTACGCCTTGCAGACAGTGCTAGAGTCGCAGATTCCATGCGCGTCGCCGATTCGCTCGCCTCGCTCAAGCCCGAAATAAACAAGGATAGCCTGCGCCACGTGCGTGACAGCATCAAACACGTTCGCGACAGCGTCGCAGCCGCCGACAAGGCCCGCAACGATTCGCTCGCGGCAGTCGCCGACAGCCTCGCAAAAGTTGAGAAGGCACGCCTCGATTCGCTCGAAAAGAAACGCGTGCAGGACAGCATCCGCGCCGCAGACCAGACTCCGCCCTCCGCCGAAATCGTACCGCCGAGCGGCCGCTACTACAACCCCATCAAGTTGAAGGTCAAGTGCGACGAAATCAAGTGCAAGACGTTCCTTTCTATCGGTGACACGCTGAACCCCGTAGAGGCGGGCAAGGCCGTGGAATACAACAAGACGGGTAGCGTATTCTACTTTGCGGAAGATTCCGTCGGGAACCGCACCAAGTGGGAAGAAGCAAAATACGACATGGCATCGGACAACGTGTGCGGCAAGAACGCCTACCCCGTGCCTGTTGGCGGGAAGACCGTTTGCGTGGACGCTTACGAATACCCGAACGAAGCCGACGCCACTCCGCGCGACATGGTGAGCCAGGAGCAGGCGGCAAGCCTGTGCGAACAGGCAGGCAAGCACCTCTGCAGCATCGACGAATGGCAGGCAGCATGCCGCGGCAAGGACAAGACGCGTTTCTCGTACGGTGACGGCTACAAGCAGAACAAGTGCAACACGAACACCAAGGCCATGAAACGCAGTGGGCGCAAGGAACAGTGCCGCAGCTGGTTCGGCATGTACGACATGAACGGAAACCTGTGGGAATGGACCTCGACCAAGAGCAAGGACCACCCGAACATGTTCCTCGTGGCAGGCGGTGCCTGGAACACGAACAACGAAAGCAAGTGCACCGACAGCAAGTTCAGCTTCTATCCGCAGAACCAGTACCCGAGTGTCGGCTTTAGATGTTGCAAGTAG
- a CDS encoding thioredoxin-like domain-containing protein — translation MLVLLATVPSFAGPWLGLIFKKTEFENHLALDVKGVHPGSGCMAAGIVAGDKVIGFAGKPLAVMSQITSVISGSKTGATVAVEILRDGKKKKLKVKLTDRPDDISSLTGSAIGSKMAEFGKNFYQNADRRKDKPKATLLDFWATWCGPCRQTLPILENLYNKLGNQGLEVIGLADEALPTLNAFYERQHRSPYPLYRDAKKEMWMRYGIRAVPTLMLLDSEGYIKGVWSGVPNAKALEQIVVETMSGK, via the coding sequence ATGCTGGTTTTGCTTGCTACGGTTCCCTCGTTTGCGGGTCCGTGGCTCGGGCTTATTTTCAAGAAGACTGAATTTGAGAACCACCTGGCACTCGACGTGAAGGGCGTGCATCCCGGTTCGGGCTGTATGGCCGCGGGCATTGTCGCGGGTGACAAGGTTATCGGCTTTGCGGGTAAGCCGCTTGCCGTCATGTCGCAGATAACCTCCGTCATTTCCGGTTCCAAGACGGGCGCTACCGTTGCGGTCGAAATCCTGCGCGACGGCAAGAAGAAAAAACTCAAGGTAAAGCTCACCGACCGCCCCGATGACATCAGCAGCCTCACGGGTTCTGCCATCGGGAGCAAGATGGCGGAATTCGGCAAGAACTTCTACCAGAATGCCGACAGGCGGAAAGATAAACCGAAGGCGACATTGCTCGATTTCTGGGCCACATGGTGCGGCCCCTGCAGGCAGACGCTCCCGATTCTCGAGAACCTCTACAACAAGCTCGGCAACCAGGGGCTGGAAGTTATCGGCCTTGCAGACGAAGCGCTCCCGACGCTCAACGCCTTCTACGAGAGGCAGCACCGCTCGCCGTACCCGCTCTACCGCGACGCAAAGAAAGAAATGTGGATGCGTTACGGGATTCGCGCCGTACCGACGCTCATGCTGCTCGATAGCGAGGGCTACATCAAGGGCGTGTGGAGCGGCGTGCCCAACGCGAAGGCGCTCGAACAGATTGTTGTCGAGACGATGAGCGGCAAGTAG
- a CDS encoding dihydroorotate oxidase: MANDCINHEYYLRFSDKVLALIRKIFHKSPEFRHDSFKHVARFAPFIPFMGGRPDLSKPLRRVITFSDRSNSLYLGCPIILAAGANKTAERIRDYANVGFGGITVGTATRHFREGNTHRPRIGFLEEDRAIHNSMGLNNEGVEVIARRVDAQLVKAHKAGLCVGISVAETPGLSDPEEKLKDIVESFTIAYRAADYIEINVSCPNTGESRVDLDMSFSERIFIEIMNVRNSQTLRKAVYAKLSPDLSERHLISIMDMLVRTGVNGVVVGNTYPTAKMRELPMNAKYEDLTPLRADGDCGGMSGRPLFDNMVWNVKYIREHYPQMSVIACGGIDHGYKIYDLIKLGVDAVQCYSVVAFRWMAAHAMRNELYDALLNDGYKSLGEYDDRNPKKPMVRSV, from the coding sequence ATGGCGAATGATTGCATCAACCACGAATATTATTTGCGTTTTAGCGACAAGGTTCTTGCGCTTATCCGTAAGATTTTCCACAAGTCTCCGGAGTTCAGGCACGACTCGTTCAAGCACGTCGCACGTTTTGCTCCGTTTATCCCCTTCATGGGAGGCCGCCCAGATCTTTCAAAGCCGCTCCGTCGTGTAATTACGTTTTCGGACCGCAGCAATTCGCTTTACCTCGGGTGCCCTATCATCCTGGCCGCCGGTGCGAACAAGACGGCAGAACGCATCCGCGACTATGCGAACGTGGGCTTTGGCGGCATTACGGTCGGTACTGCCACTCGCCATTTCCGCGAGGGCAACACCCATAGGCCGCGCATTGGCTTTTTGGAAGAAGACCGCGCTATCCACAACAGCATGGGCCTCAACAACGAGGGTGTCGAGGTTATCGCACGCCGCGTAGATGCACAGCTTGTGAAGGCGCACAAGGCCGGACTCTGCGTGGGCATTTCCGTTGCGGAGACTCCGGGCCTTTCGGACCCTGAAGAAAAACTGAAGGATATCGTCGAGAGTTTCACGATTGCCTACCGTGCGGCGGACTACATCGAGATTAACGTGAGTTGCCCCAATACGGGCGAGTCGCGCGTCGACTTGGACATGAGTTTCTCGGAACGCATCTTTATCGAAATCATGAACGTGCGGAATTCCCAGACGCTCAGGAAGGCGGTGTACGCGAAGCTTAGCCCCGACCTTTCGGAACGTCACCTGATTTCCATCATGGATATGCTTGTCCGGACCGGCGTGAACGGTGTGGTCGTTGGCAATACTTACCCGACGGCGAAGATGAGAGAACTCCCGATGAACGCGAAGTACGAGGACTTGACCCCGCTCCGTGCCGATGGTGACTGCGGCGGTATGTCGGGCAGGCCCCTGTTCGATAACATGGTTTGGAACGTGAAGTACATCCGCGAGCATTACCCGCAGATGAGCGTTATTGCGTGCGGCGGCATTGACCACGGCTACAAGATTTACGACCTCATCAAGCTCGGTGTCGACGCGGTGCAGTGCTACTCCGTGGTGGCCTTCCGCTGGATGGCCGCACATGCCATGCGCAACGAACTTTACGATGCCTTGCTGAACGACGGCTACAAGTCGCTTGGCGAATACGATGACCGTAATCCCAAGAAGCCGATGGTCCGCTCTGTTTAG
- a CDS encoding M20/M25/M40 family metallo-hydrolase, producing MLLNVEKTTHANFDGYIEALKRLVRIPSISFDNFDQKFVQQSAEAVKAMFEEAGLKNVQFLLPPSGRATVYAESLTSPDKPTVLLYAHHDVQPTMREALWNSAPFEPEIRGDRIYGRGTADDKAGIITHLAAFKQVREMLGDKGPNLKFIIEGEEESGSAGFAEILREHAKLLKCDAVIVADLGNFAKGTPSITTTLRGMSAVNITLRSTKTPLHSGSWSGPIPDPAQALCRMIASLTDERGNIAIPHFEDGLVPPTPEELESYRSLGYSEKTFRSESGVLDKVSLTVPEGEILESLWRRPSIVVTAMESGNRSSAGNVLQDCAYARIGIRLAPGMNADRCSQMLMDFLKAQVPNGLEFTAEIEDGANPFVTDTQHPFFKKMSEAMAQAYKNDTKFIGCGASIPGAELFRKTFGDIPILLTGLEDPECAAHGENESLYLPDFEAGIVAETLFFMSLA from the coding sequence GTGCTTTTGAACGTAGAAAAGACTACTCATGCAAATTTCGACGGCTATATCGAGGCCCTCAAGCGCCTTGTGCGCATTCCATCCATCAGTTTTGACAACTTTGACCAAAAATTCGTGCAACAGAGCGCGGAAGCCGTAAAGGCGATGTTCGAGGAGGCGGGGCTCAAGAATGTGCAGTTCTTGCTGCCGCCAAGCGGGAGGGCGACCGTATATGCGGAGAGCCTCACGAGCCCCGACAAACCCACGGTTTTACTCTACGCGCACCACGACGTGCAACCCACCATGCGTGAGGCGCTGTGGAACAGCGCTCCGTTCGAGCCCGAGATTCGCGGCGACCGCATCTACGGGCGCGGCACCGCCGACGACAAGGCGGGCATAATCACGCACCTTGCGGCATTCAAGCAGGTACGCGAAATGCTCGGCGACAAGGGACCGAACCTCAAGTTCATTATCGAGGGCGAAGAAGAATCCGGAAGCGCGGGCTTCGCAGAAATATTGCGCGAGCACGCGAAACTCCTGAAGTGCGACGCGGTGATTGTGGCCGACCTCGGGAACTTCGCGAAGGGGACACCCTCCATCACAACGACACTCCGCGGGATGAGCGCGGTGAACATCACCCTCCGCAGCACCAAGACGCCGCTCCATTCCGGCAGCTGGTCAGGCCCGATTCCCGACCCCGCGCAGGCACTCTGCCGCATGATAGCATCGCTGACCGACGAGCGCGGGAACATCGCCATCCCGCATTTCGAGGACGGCCTCGTACCGCCTACGCCCGAGGAACTGGAATCGTACCGCAGTCTCGGCTACAGCGAAAAGACGTTCCGCAGCGAGAGCGGCGTTTTGGACAAAGTAAGCCTCACCGTCCCCGAAGGGGAAATTCTCGAATCGCTCTGGCGCAGGCCATCCATCGTAGTGACCGCGATGGAGTCGGGCAACCGATCGAGCGCGGGAAACGTGCTCCAGGACTGCGCCTACGCCCGCATCGGAATCAGGCTTGCGCCCGGCATGAACGCGGACCGCTGTTCACAAATGCTCATGGACTTTTTGAAGGCTCAGGTCCCGAACGGGCTCGAATTTACCGCCGAAATCGAGGACGGAGCAAACCCGTTCGTCACCGACACGCAGCACCCCTTCTTCAAGAAGATGAGCGAAGCAATGGCGCAAGCCTACAAGAACGATACCAAGTTCATCGGCTGCGGGGCAAGCATCCCGGGTGCAGAACTCTTCCGCAAGACCTTCGGCGACATTCCCATACTGCTCACCGGCCTCGAGGACCCCGAATGTGCGGCCCACGGCGAGAACGAGAGCCTTTACCTGCCCGATTTCGAGGCAGGCATTGTCGCCGAGACGCTGTTCTTTATGTCGCTCGCATAG
- a CDS encoding NAD-dependent deacylase → MEKKLVVLTGAGISAESGLRTFRGNDGMWEHENIEDVCTPGALRRDPKRVMDFYNFLRKGLPEHKPNAAHIALAELEKRLGDRFLLVTQNVDDLHERAGSKRVLHMHGDLMKLRCMNHPDHEFMFKGEETLETKCPFCGAGTRPDIVFFEEVPLYMEMIQDALRECDEFVYIGTSSVVYPAAGFKNFAKRFGAKVTCLNLEIPAHDPDTDVFVQGKATEIVPKWCEEFK, encoded by the coding sequence ATGGAAAAGAAACTGGTTGTACTGACGGGCGCAGGAATTAGCGCAGAATCCGGACTCCGCACCTTCCGCGGAAACGACGGGATGTGGGAACACGAGAATATCGAGGACGTCTGCACGCCCGGCGCTTTGCGTCGTGACCCGAAGCGCGTCATGGACTTCTACAACTTCTTGCGCAAGGGGCTCCCCGAACACAAGCCGAACGCAGCCCACATTGCCCTCGCCGAACTCGAAAAGCGCCTGGGCGACCGTTTTCTGCTGGTGACCCAGAACGTAGACGACCTTCACGAACGTGCGGGCAGCAAGCGCGTTTTGCACATGCACGGCGACCTGATGAAACTCCGCTGCATGAACCACCCCGACCACGAATTCATGTTCAAGGGTGAAGAAACGCTCGAGACCAAGTGCCCGTTCTGCGGCGCAGGTACTCGCCCCGATATCGTGTTCTTCGAGGAAGTCCCGCTCTACATGGAAATGATCCAGGACGCGCTGCGTGAATGCGACGAGTTCGTGTACATTGGCACGAGCAGCGTCGTGTACCCCGCCGCCGGTTTCAAGAACTTTGCCAAGCGTTTTGGCGCGAAAGTGACATGCCTTAACCTCGAAATTCCCGCACACGACCCGGATACCGACGTATTCGTGCAGGGCAAGGCAACCGAAATCGTACCCAAGTGGTGCGAAGAGTTTAAGTAA
- the mqnE gene encoding aminofutalosine synthase MqnE, producing MPRLSESEALDLFLNAQLDELCARANTEKERLHGKSVYWVNNRQINYTNVCVLHCKFCAFSKIKKDSPTAYDWDYGTIRNKAAEAIAGGARELHIVGGLHPDHPFDYYIEMLRKLRVEFPKVNLKAFTAVEICHFAKISGQTPLQIMTTLKEAGLDALPGGGAEILVQSVRDQICPGKETGEEWLDVHRAAHRIGIPTNATMLFGHIEKPEDRIAHMRMLRDLQDEAPGFFAFIPLVYHPEHNALHKIVPNITSEEDILRTVAVARLFLDNFPHIKAYWIQMGIETAMKALHAGASDLDGTIIEEKITHAAGATVPVGMSPERMKSLIAGEGLTPVERDALYERFS from the coding sequence ATGCCGCGACTTAGCGAATCCGAAGCTTTAGACCTGTTTTTAAATGCGCAGCTCGACGAACTCTGCGCACGCGCAAACACCGAGAAGGAACGCCTGCACGGGAAATCCGTGTACTGGGTAAACAACCGCCAGATCAACTACACCAACGTGTGCGTACTGCACTGCAAGTTCTGCGCCTTCTCGAAAATCAAGAAGGATAGCCCTACCGCATACGACTGGGACTACGGCACCATCCGGAACAAGGCCGCAGAAGCGATTGCCGGAGGCGCGCGGGAACTGCACATCGTAGGCGGGCTCCACCCGGACCATCCCTTCGATTACTACATCGAGATGTTGCGCAAACTGCGCGTTGAATTCCCGAAAGTGAACCTGAAGGCTTTTACCGCGGTAGAGATTTGCCACTTCGCGAAAATCTCGGGCCAGACGCCCCTGCAAATCATGACCACGCTCAAGGAAGCGGGCCTGGATGCCCTCCCCGGCGGAGGCGCGGAAATACTCGTGCAGAGCGTGCGCGACCAGATTTGCCCCGGCAAGGAAACCGGCGAGGAATGGCTCGACGTGCACCGCGCCGCACACAGGATTGGCATCCCGACAAATGCCACCATGCTGTTTGGGCACATTGAGAAGCCCGAGGACCGCATCGCCCACATGCGCATGCTGCGCGACCTGCAGGACGAAGCACCCGGATTCTTCGCGTTCATCCCGCTCGTGTATCACCCGGAACACAATGCGCTGCACAAGATTGTCCCGAACATCACAAGCGAAGAAGACATTTTGCGCACGGTCGCCGTCGCAAGGCTCTTTTTGGACAACTTCCCGCATATCAAGGCCTACTGGATACAGATGGGCATAGAGACCGCGATGAAAGCGCTACACGCCGGAGCCTCCGACCTGGACGGCACGATTATCGAGGAAAAAATCACGCACGCCGCCGGAGCCACCGTCCCCGTGGGCATGAGCCCCGAGCGCATGAAGTCGCTTATTGCAGGCGAAGGCCTTACCCCGGTCGAGCGCGATGCATTGTACGAACGATTCTCCTAA